A genome region from Streptomyces xanthophaeus includes the following:
- a CDS encoding alpha-mannosidase: MHDDRSITEHRLRRVLKERVKPAVHSRAVPLTVERWEAPGEPVAVAEGLAAGYEPCAVGDPWGPAWGTTWFRVTGTVPEDWAGRTVEAVLDLGFDRMMPGFQCEGLVHRADGGEVKALNPYNDWVRVADRAEGGEQVEWYVEAASNPVLVDHAATYEGDLPTSGDQPLYRLARMELTVFETEVWELVQDLEVLYDLMTQLDTADARRHGILRALGAALDALDLDDVPGTAAAARGCLARVLAAPANASAHRISAVGHAHIDSAWLWPLRETVRKVSRTASNMVNLMDQHPEFVFAMSQAQQLEWIKTYRPELFERVKKKIADGQFVPVGGMWVESDTNMVGGEAMARQFLYGKKFFLDEFGIETQNVWLPDSFGYTAAMPQIVKLSGSKWFLTQKISWSQTNRFPHHTFWWEGIDGTRVFTHFPPVDTYNSDLGGAQLAHAAGNYREKGHGSRSLVPFGWGDGGGGPTREHLARARRQRDLEGSPRVRIERPDAFFEKAHAEYADAPVWAGELYLELHRGTYTSQAKTKQGNRRGESLLREAELWAATAAVRVAGYAYPYEDLERIWKTVLLHQFHDILPGSSIAWVHREARETYAAVREELQGITLAAQQALAGQGTEELVFNCAPHARRGVPAGGAGRPARAGEPVTVEERHGGGHILANGRLLVEIDRRGLIVSVYDLEARRETVAPGAAANLLQIHPDFPNMWDAWDIDAFYRNRVTDLVELDRLEVTGSGPRAATVRVTRSFGRSEAVQQITLRAGAKTVDIVTEVDWHETEKFLKAAFPLDVKAERTASETQFGHVYRATHTNTSWEAAKFEICAHRWIHAEEPGWGVALLNDSTYGHDVTRDVRADGGQTTTVRLSLLRAPRYPDPETDQGSHTLRFSLAPGAGIGDAVREGHALNLPERVVRGAGPVAPLVAVDEDAVVVEAVKLAEDRSGDVVVRLYESRGGRARATLTAYFPVAAAVESDLLERPLAGTAVGVVTPEGRVPLTLRPFQIVTVRLHRA, translated from the coding sequence ATGCATGACGACCGCAGCATCACCGAACACCGCCTCCGCCGGGTTCTCAAGGAGCGCGTCAAGCCCGCCGTCCACTCCCGCGCGGTCCCGCTGACCGTCGAGCGCTGGGAGGCCCCCGGCGAGCCCGTCGCCGTCGCCGAAGGCCTCGCGGCGGGCTACGAGCCCTGCGCGGTCGGCGACCCGTGGGGCCCGGCCTGGGGCACCACCTGGTTCAGGGTCACCGGCACGGTCCCCGAGGACTGGGCCGGCCGCACGGTGGAAGCCGTCCTCGACCTCGGCTTCGACCGGATGATGCCCGGGTTCCAGTGCGAGGGCCTGGTCCACCGGGCCGACGGCGGCGAGGTCAAGGCCCTCAACCCGTACAACGACTGGGTGCGCGTGGCCGACCGCGCCGAGGGCGGCGAGCAGGTCGAGTGGTACGTCGAGGCCGCCTCCAACCCGGTCCTGGTCGACCACGCGGCCACGTACGAGGGGGACCTGCCGACCAGCGGCGACCAGCCCCTGTACCGGCTCGCCCGGATGGAGCTCACCGTCTTCGAGACCGAGGTCTGGGAGCTGGTCCAGGACCTGGAGGTGCTCTACGACCTGATGACCCAGCTCGACACCGCGGACGCCCGCAGGCACGGGATCCTGCGGGCCCTCGGCGCGGCGCTGGACGCCCTCGACCTCGACGACGTGCCCGGCACGGCGGCCGCCGCCCGCGGGTGTCTGGCCCGGGTGCTCGCCGCCCCGGCCAACGCCTCCGCGCACCGGATCAGCGCGGTCGGCCACGCCCACATCGACTCCGCGTGGCTGTGGCCGCTGCGCGAGACGGTCCGCAAGGTCTCGCGCACGGCCTCCAACATGGTCAACCTGATGGACCAGCACCCCGAGTTCGTCTTCGCGATGTCGCAGGCGCAGCAGCTCGAATGGATCAAGACGTACCGGCCCGAGCTCTTCGAGCGGGTCAAGAAGAAGATCGCGGACGGGCAGTTCGTGCCGGTCGGCGGGATGTGGGTGGAGTCCGACACCAACATGGTCGGCGGCGAGGCCATGGCCCGCCAGTTCCTCTACGGCAAGAAGTTCTTCCTCGACGAGTTCGGCATCGAGACGCAGAACGTCTGGCTCCCCGACTCCTTCGGCTACACCGCCGCGATGCCGCAGATCGTCAAGCTCTCCGGCTCCAAGTGGTTCCTGACCCAGAAGATCTCCTGGTCCCAGACCAACAGGTTCCCGCACCACACCTTCTGGTGGGAGGGCATCGACGGCACCCGTGTCTTCACCCACTTCCCGCCCGTCGACACCTACAACTCCGACCTCGGCGGCGCCCAACTGGCCCACGCGGCCGGCAACTACCGCGAGAAGGGCCACGGTTCGCGCTCGCTCGTCCCCTTCGGCTGGGGTGACGGCGGCGGTGGCCCCACCCGCGAACACCTCGCCCGCGCCCGCCGCCAGCGGGACCTCGAAGGCTCCCCGAGGGTCCGGATCGAGCGCCCGGACGCCTTCTTCGAGAAGGCCCACGCCGAGTACGCGGACGCGCCCGTCTGGGCCGGTGAGCTCTACCTGGAGCTGCACCGCGGCACCTACACCTCCCAGGCCAAGACCAAGCAGGGCAACCGGCGCGGCGAATCCCTGCTGCGCGAGGCCGAGCTGTGGGCGGCGACGGCCGCGGTGCGGGTCGCGGGGTACGCGTACCCGTACGAGGACCTGGAGCGGATCTGGAAGACGGTGCTGCTCCACCAGTTCCACGACATCCTGCCGGGCTCGTCCATCGCCTGGGTGCACCGCGAGGCGCGCGAGACGTACGCGGCGGTCCGTGAGGAACTCCAGGGGATCACCCTCGCCGCGCAGCAGGCGCTGGCGGGCCAGGGCACGGAGGAGCTCGTCTTCAACTGCGCCCCGCACGCCCGCCGCGGCGTTCCGGCCGGCGGGGCCGGCCGCCCGGCCCGGGCGGGGGAGCCGGTCACGGTGGAGGAGCGGCACGGCGGCGGGCACATCCTGGCCAACGGCCGGCTGCTGGTGGAGATCGACCGCCGCGGCCTGATCGTCTCCGTCTACGACCTGGAGGCGCGCCGCGAGACGGTCGCCCCGGGCGCCGCGGCGAACCTGCTCCAGATCCACCCCGACTTCCCGAACATGTGGGACGCCTGGGACATCGACGCGTTCTACCGCAACCGGGTCACCGACCTCGTGGAGCTGGACCGGCTGGAGGTCACCGGGAGCGGGCCGCGGGCGGCGACCGTACGCGTGACCCGGTCCTTCGGCCGGTCGGAGGCGGTCCAGCAGATCACCCTGCGGGCCGGTGCCAAGACGGTCGACATCGTCACGGAGGTCGACTGGCACGAGACGGAGAAATTCCTCAAGGCCGCCTTCCCGCTGGACGTGAAGGCCGAACGGACCGCCTCCGAGACCCAGTTCGGGCACGTGTACCGGGCCACCCACACCAACACCTCGTGGGAGGCTGCCAAGTTCGAGATCTGCGCCCACCGCTGGATCCACGCGGAGGAGCCCGGCTGGGGGGTGGCGCTGCTCAACGACTCCACGTACGGGCACGACGTGACCCGGGACGTACGGGCGGACGGCGGCCAGACCACCACGGTCCGGCTCTCCCTGCTGCGGGCCCCGCGCTACCCCGACCCGGAGACCGACCAGGGCTCCCACACCCTGCGCTTCTCGCTCGCGCCCGGCGCCGGGATCGGGGACGCGGTCCGCGAGGGCCACGCGCTGAACCTGCCCGAGCGGGTGGTCCGCGGCGCGGGCCCGGTCGCCCCGCTGGTCGCCGTCGACGAGGACGCGGTGGTGGTCGAGGCGGTCAAGCTCGCCGAGGACCGAAGCGGTGACGTGGTCGTCCGCCTCTACGAGTCCCGCGGCGGCCGCGCCCGGGCCACCCTCACCGCGTACTTCCCCGTGGCAGCGGCGGTCGAGAGCGATCTGCTCGAACGGCCTCTGGCGGGCACGGCGGTGGGTGTCGTCACCCCGGAGGGCCGGGTCCCGCTCACCCTGCGCCCGTTCCAGATCGTGACGGTCCGCCTGCACCGCGCCTGA
- a CDS encoding carbohydrate ABC transporter permease, with protein MSAPSAAGSGRPPRRTAAARRRHRIGLAGRYATLVLMLVVMLGPIVWQFLTSIRGRTENVYDGVLPAQPTLDNYVRVAESFPLLQYAGNTLTVAALAVTSNMLFAAMGGYALSRAGWKGRQVVFTVLVATLMFPFESVMISMFLTVRGMGLVDTLIGVWLPGAVSVLNIMVMRAAFLAVPREVEEAAVLDGAGEWTRFTRVFLPAAKGALAVVCITSFMGAWDDFLWPLLVLTNSDHYTLQLGLKTLAGATTVNDQRLVAAGAMAALLPMMLLFFALQRFFFKGVGEGAVKT; from the coding sequence ATGAGCGCACCCTCCGCCGCCGGGAGCGGGCGACCGCCCCGGCGCACCGCCGCCGCCCGCAGACGCCACCGGATCGGCCTGGCCGGGCGGTACGCCACGCTCGTGTTGATGCTCGTGGTCATGCTGGGCCCGATCGTCTGGCAGTTCCTGACCTCGATACGCGGCCGCACCGAGAACGTGTACGACGGCGTGCTGCCCGCGCAGCCCACCCTCGACAACTACGTCCGGGTCGCCGAATCCTTCCCGCTGCTCCAGTACGCCGGCAACACCCTCACCGTCGCCGCCCTCGCGGTCACCTCGAACATGCTCTTCGCGGCGATGGGCGGCTACGCCCTCTCCCGGGCCGGCTGGAAGGGCCGGCAGGTCGTCTTCACCGTGCTGGTCGCGACCCTGATGTTCCCCTTCGAGTCCGTGATGATCTCGATGTTCCTCACCGTCCGCGGGATGGGCCTGGTCGACACCCTCATAGGCGTCTGGCTGCCCGGCGCGGTCTCCGTGCTCAACATCATGGTCATGCGGGCGGCCTTCCTCGCCGTGCCCCGGGAGGTCGAGGAAGCCGCGGTCCTGGACGGGGCGGGCGAATGGACCCGCTTCACCCGGGTCTTCCTCCCCGCCGCCAAGGGCGCCCTCGCCGTCGTCTGCATCACCAGTTTCATGGGCGCCTGGGACGACTTCCTCTGGCCCCTGCTGGTCCTCACGAACAGCGACCACTACACCCTCCAGCTCGGCCTGAAGACCCTGGCCGGCGCCACCACCGTCAACGACCAGCGGCTCGTCGCCGCCGGCGCGATGGCCGCGCTCCTCCCGATGATGCTGCTCTTCTTCGCCCTCCAGCGTTTCTTCTTCAAGGGCGTGGGCGAGGGAGCCGTCAAGACCTGA
- a CDS encoding carbohydrate ABC transporter permease: METETGLPHRRWWTPYLFLAPGLAMVTLFSLWPFVNTVVLSLTDAQILRGGSFVGLDNYRRAFADPDFWVATGNSVLYLVVVVPCLVLLPLALAVLVQAKIPGIGFFRSAFYTPVIASAVVVGLIWQWVLRSDGLVNTVFRRLHLVSEPVPFLTDSAMLLVSAMIVTVWKGLGYYMVFYLAALGNVPATLHEAAAIDGAGPVRRFFSITVPQVKPMMLLVGTLSAISALRVFTEIYILGGESGGPGGGARTLPFLIRQVGLGFSGETGYASAISILLFLLTLVFSLLGRRLSKGDER, from the coding sequence ATGGAGACCGAGACCGGACTGCCCCACCGCAGGTGGTGGACCCCCTACCTGTTCCTCGCACCCGGCCTGGCGATGGTGACGCTGTTCAGCCTCTGGCCGTTCGTCAACACCGTCGTCCTCTCCCTCACGGACGCCCAGATCCTGCGCGGCGGCAGCTTCGTCGGCCTCGACAACTACCGGCGCGCCTTCGCCGACCCCGACTTCTGGGTCGCGACCGGCAACAGCGTCCTGTACCTCGTGGTCGTCGTCCCCTGCCTGGTCCTCCTGCCGCTGGCCCTCGCGGTCCTCGTACAGGCGAAGATCCCCGGTATCGGCTTCTTCCGTTCCGCCTTCTACACCCCGGTGATCGCCTCCGCCGTCGTCGTCGGGCTGATCTGGCAGTGGGTGCTGCGCAGCGACGGGCTCGTCAACACCGTCTTCCGGCGGCTGCACCTGGTCTCCGAGCCGGTCCCCTTCCTGACGGACTCGGCGATGCTGCTGGTCTCCGCGATGATCGTGACCGTGTGGAAGGGCCTCGGCTACTACATGGTCTTCTACCTGGCGGCCCTCGGGAACGTCCCCGCCACCCTCCACGAGGCGGCTGCGATCGACGGCGCCGGCCCCGTCCGCCGCTTCTTCAGCATCACCGTGCCCCAGGTGAAGCCGATGATGCTGCTGGTCGGCACCCTCTCCGCCATCTCGGCGCTGCGCGTGTTCACCGAGATCTACATACTCGGCGGCGAGAGCGGCGGCCCCGGCGGCGGCGCCCGCACCCTGCCCTTCCTGATCCGGCAGGTCGGCCTCGGCTTCTCCGGCGAGACCGGCTACGCCTCCGCCATCTCCATCCTGCTGTTCCTCCTGACCCTGGTCTTCAGCCTGCTGGGCCGCCGCCTGTCGAAGGGGGACGAGCGATGA
- a CDS encoding ABC transporter substrate-binding protein — protein MTRSNPTRIAVALLATGTLLSTAACGLDGGAADAKEAQRTGRVAGSITFRTLQLKPTFTAYVQGVIDAFEQRYPEVEVTWEDVPGDGYNEKLVADAQAGALPDVVNLSTDSFQLLGDRGMLADVAALDGASAKEYVPGAWEQFKLPGKGDSVYAYPWYVTPEILTYNRELFEKAGLDPAAPPTGVEQFFDYAERIAASSGGQYSAFMADPKGRLPGDWQKMGIPILSEKRDRFTFDTDQAVRWVERMKDLYAKGAMPKESLLKSDDINQLYGSGKLVFGPGSPGFVKDIKQNAPQIYAKTQVAGAVTGELGHIGIYAQSLGIRKDTKHVDAAAEFAKWVTNGPNQVEFSRKATIYPSNAQGLADPFFSDKGDGKDAETLARAVGADQLRTAALDANTPVQWTNQVGDAVVREMQKAIKGEQDPRTAVQKAQEAANKLLAAAAEK, from the coding sequence ATGACCCGTTCGAACCCGACCCGTATCGCTGTTGCCCTGCTCGCGACGGGAACCCTCCTCTCGACCGCCGCGTGCGGCCTCGACGGCGGAGCCGCCGACGCGAAGGAGGCGCAGCGGACGGGCAGGGTGGCCGGCTCGATCACCTTCCGGACCCTCCAGCTGAAGCCCACTTTCACGGCCTACGTACAGGGGGTCATCGACGCCTTCGAGCAGCGCTACCCCGAGGTCGAGGTCACCTGGGAGGACGTCCCCGGCGACGGCTACAACGAGAAACTCGTCGCGGACGCCCAGGCCGGAGCCCTCCCCGACGTGGTCAACCTCTCCACCGACTCCTTCCAGCTCCTCGGCGACCGGGGGATGCTCGCCGACGTGGCCGCCCTGGACGGCGCGTCGGCCAAGGAGTACGTGCCGGGCGCCTGGGAGCAGTTCAAACTGCCCGGCAAGGGCGACAGCGTGTACGCGTACCCCTGGTACGTGACCCCGGAGATCCTCACCTACAACAGAGAGCTCTTCGAGAAGGCCGGCCTGGACCCGGCCGCGCCGCCGACCGGCGTGGAGCAGTTCTTCGACTACGCCGAGCGGATCGCCGCCTCGTCCGGTGGCCAGTACTCCGCCTTCATGGCCGACCCCAAGGGCCGGCTGCCCGGGGACTGGCAGAAGATGGGCATCCCGATCCTCAGCGAGAAGCGCGACCGCTTCACCTTCGACACGGACCAGGCCGTCCGGTGGGTGGAGCGGATGAAGGACCTGTACGCCAAGGGCGCCATGCCCAAGGAGTCCCTCCTCAAGTCCGACGACATCAACCAGCTCTACGGCAGCGGCAAGCTCGTCTTCGGGCCGGGATCCCCGGGCTTCGTCAAGGACATCAAGCAGAACGCCCCGCAGATCTACGCCAAGACCCAGGTCGCCGGAGCCGTCACCGGCGAGCTCGGCCACATCGGCATCTACGCCCAGTCGCTCGGCATCAGGAAGGACACCAAGCACGTCGACGCGGCGGCCGAGTTCGCCAAGTGGGTCACCAACGGCCCCAACCAGGTGGAATTCTCCAGGAAGGCCACCATCTACCCGTCCAACGCCCAGGGCCTCGCCGACCCGTTCTTCTCCGACAAGGGTGACGGCAAGGACGCGGAGACCCTCGCCCGCGCGGTCGGCGCCGACCAGCTGAGGACCGCCGCGCTCGACGCCAACACCCCTGTCCAGTGGACCAACCAGGTCGGCGACGCCGTCGTACGGGAGATGCAGAAGGCCATCAAGGGCGAACAGGACCCCCGGACAGCCGTGCAGAAGGCGCAGGAAGCGGCGAACAAGCTCCTCGCCGCCGCGGCCGAGAAGTGA
- a CDS encoding VOC family protein codes for MILELAVIYTTRLDACRDFYRGIGLDLVEERHGNGPEHYAATLADGGVLELYPATGRPETGYLRLGLAAPPNGAGFLPPGRHTLTDPDGRTVVLTVGERGRSGRVPPEPHTGGRTRPAGAATRTPDGGPVPPEGRTGVTYAEIAEHYGMSARYLSENPRWGRHPGWPAAIGKRGRTIEFDPEAIARFFGEHHTREATALEPSRRYTVVEIAEASGLQPDSIRSDISRGRWPAPDEMDGDRKLWRGETVAAHLAGRRIYRNKPK; via the coding sequence ATGATCCTCGAACTCGCCGTGATCTACACGACCCGGCTCGACGCCTGCCGCGACTTCTACCGGGGCATCGGCCTCGACCTCGTGGAGGAGCGGCACGGAAACGGGCCGGAGCACTACGCGGCGACGCTCGCCGACGGCGGCGTCCTGGAGCTCTACCCCGCCACGGGCCGCCCGGAGACCGGTTATCTGCGCCTCGGCCTCGCCGCCCCGCCGAACGGCGCCGGGTTCCTGCCGCCGGGCCGGCACACGCTGACCGACCCGGACGGCCGTACGGTCGTCCTCACCGTCGGGGAGCGGGGACGCTCGGGCCGGGTCCCGCCGGAGCCGCACACCGGCGGGCGGACCCGGCCGGCCGGCGCCGCCACCCGCACGCCGGACGGCGGCCCCGTACCTCCCGAAGGCCGCACGGGAGTCACGTACGCGGAGATAGCCGAGCACTACGGCATGAGCGCCCGCTACCTGTCGGAGAATCCCCGCTGGGGGCGGCACCCGGGGTGGCCGGCCGCCATCGGCAAGCGCGGCAGGACCATCGAGTTCGACCCGGAGGCCATCGCCCGGTTCTTCGGCGAGCACCACACCCGGGAAGCCACCGCGCTCGAACCGTCCCGCCGTTACACCGTCGTCGAGATCGCCGAGGCGTCCGGCCTGCAGCCCGACAGCATCCGGTCGGACATCAGCCGCGGCCGGTGGCCCGCCCCGGACGAGATGGACGGCGACCGGAAGCTGTGGCGGGGCGAGACGGTCGCCGCGCACCTGGCCGGCCGCCGCATCTATCGCAACAAGCCCAAGTGA
- a CDS encoding VOC family protein — MPPLMRLTAITLDCADPQALAAFYARATGFEPHPRSDGDFAGLTREDGLFLGFQRVDGYRAPQWPDPSLPQQSHLDFTVDDLDEAEAALLELGAGRPEYQPGGDRWRVLTDPAGHPFCVTLV, encoded by the coding sequence GTGCCGCCTCTGATGAGACTCACCGCCATCACCCTCGACTGCGCCGATCCCCAGGCGCTGGCCGCCTTCTACGCAAGGGCCACCGGGTTCGAGCCGCACCCCAGGTCGGACGGCGACTTCGCCGGACTCACCCGCGAGGACGGACTGTTCCTCGGATTCCAGCGGGTGGACGGCTACCGGGCCCCGCAGTGGCCCGACCCGTCCCTGCCCCAGCAGTCGCACCTCGACTTCACGGTCGACGACCTCGACGAGGCCGAGGCCGCGCTGCTGGAGCTGGGTGCGGGCAGGCCGGAGTACCAGCCGGGCGGTGACAGGTGGCGGGTCCTCACCGACCCGGCCGGGCACCCGTTCTGCGTGACCCTGGTCTGA
- a CDS encoding universal stress protein: MSEPTIEPLIVVGVDGSNHSKEALRWAVAQAAMTGGRVHAVMAWEWNRNPFAIKPMASETADAEAVTAEEAARRKLADTVAAAVGASPGVPVFRRVEQGSPAQVLVDASKEADLTVVGTRGYGGFKGALLGSVSQQVVQYSAGTVVIVREGADEND; the protein is encoded by the coding sequence GTGAGCGAGCCCACCATCGAGCCGCTGATCGTCGTCGGCGTGGACGGATCGAACCATTCCAAGGAAGCGCTGCGCTGGGCGGTCGCGCAGGCCGCGATGACGGGCGGCCGGGTGCACGCCGTCATGGCCTGGGAGTGGAACCGCAATCCGTTCGCCATCAAACCGATGGCCTCCGAGACCGCAGACGCGGAGGCGGTGACGGCCGAGGAGGCCGCCCGCCGGAAGCTGGCGGACACGGTCGCCGCGGCCGTCGGCGCCTCGCCCGGCGTACCGGTGTTCCGGCGCGTCGAGCAGGGCTCTCCGGCGCAGGTCCTGGTCGACGCCTCGAAGGAGGCGGACCTGACGGTGGTCGGCACCCGCGGGTACGGGGGCTTCAAGGGCGCGCTGCTGGGGTCGGTGAGCCAGCAGGTCGTCCAGTACTCCGCCGGCACGGTCGTGATCGTCCGCGAGGGCGCGGACGAGAACGACTGA